One Ralstonia insidiosa genomic region harbors:
- a CDS encoding alpha-2-macroglobulin family protein, with the protein MSFNLVAVVCLTVLALVGPAHAADAPEKPNPTFADAPPSGYEPFKGQPFFLLSDASYGTDQEAMVRLEAPGREYKDELSRYGGADILVYRVPQPLEFLKAQKNLHRIDVKANYTGEGLANTLAYLWDNWTRQARRAWQRVLSFATRTKAVETAPQFSMGDQMTAPTRFSNNPQYAPLKGYELLGRFRYPIWDAKPIAPPKDVKLEGSSSEWMPQNVGNVMIPVGKLPAGLYIVEAVIGAYRAHTLLFVSDTVAVTKGTSQGMMVWTAERKSGKPVSGSAVSWTDGVGVLASGTTDSDGTADLRHVSPERSYVIGNDRAGGVFISENFYYDSEIYNTKLYAFTDRPLYRPGDEVRVKFIGRNFKNATESTVPAAGDIKLQVLDPNGAPVATSTTRLVGETGADARFTLPSNAPAGGYSLRFDYNGGTYGGAFRVAEYIKPHFDVNLSLDKASYGTGEAVKGKISLRYPDGKPVKNGKVSVSLRAQQVTMVEGELRYAGLFPVKLEQQELTTDGDGNAKLELPAAKEPSRYVVTVFANDGAAYRVKVTRELLIARGATPYKLSTTSNFTTPGQDVSFNLTPMPVVGGASGATAPPAKWDLVRLETRARTEGTLAPDAKGNATFPVKFDQPGSYTLSVRDAAGNLLAAASHWVAGDGVQTVPGNIEMVFDRDRYQIGDTAEALITFPLPVDDALLTLERDKVERHGLLSSPGDWLSLKKVTPTQYRARIKIGAEFAPNMTFSVLYVRDGDMVFQNAGIVVTQPTLDLTVRADKAVYAPGETVTLDLTSALAGKAVPANLTVSVVDEMIYVLQPEVAPSIVDFFYHPRRNSVRTTSSQSFISYDLALASLPGKPGGTYGRHNERGVKVLERPRRDEQDTAAWVANLQTDADGRARMTFKMPDSLARWRITVRAVSTTGASDGIVGQRTASIRSDKPLYLKWTGPQRFRESDQPRLDMVAFNQTDKDITADWIVSGAGLNINQRVTLKRGANYLRAPVTALQAGVINAELKQGDAVSDRLQTTLKLDATGWLADRENVVPLTQLQGTRLPLGLPADARDVRLRVVGNTASQFARVADDLIEYPYGCAEQTASRLIPLALAQQSLAATGTRLGDGGPAGTQGVDALLRTQRQRLALLAGTNGTFGWWGELTTSSALITSYAYYADWLASRSVGISLPADNWKQVLEAYKRTSQNEPLLHRALALWFANEMGLPVATPLSGVANELARNAKAPADAEPAAGDSLIFVAPDSPRGRQVATVLTAQLMRQIGQPVPEALVSADIAARNALAADNSPLVQSLLLMGGGRSAADPAPLLARASAAMPTMDRAIALVWLQKGLGGLQGASVAAIQPAVSAGGWQATRSPVGVPTWRWTGAQVPAALDLSAAPSDVTTQSAIVSYRSRAPEVSKLPITVERKLYRLEPIDSAPAKADPKAPKQPAADANSSGIAFKAKPVKPGDTLDSNALYVDEVVLTPRQGTYRYGLVEVPLPPGAEVEATTWGIQIDGLKGEPNEGNGPQPFERKAAYEMGQLSYNQPVPALERPTVLRQLVRFSLPGSFALPPARYFRMYQPEAKALQGDGKTASYPYKVE; encoded by the coding sequence ATGTCGTTCAATCTTGTTGCCGTCGTCTGCCTGACCGTGCTGGCGCTGGTCGGCCCTGCGCATGCGGCCGACGCACCCGAAAAGCCGAACCCCACGTTCGCCGATGCACCCCCCAGCGGCTACGAGCCGTTCAAGGGCCAGCCGTTCTTCCTGCTCTCGGACGCCAGCTACGGCACCGATCAGGAAGCGATGGTGCGCCTGGAAGCGCCGGGGCGTGAATACAAGGATGAACTCTCCCGCTACGGCGGTGCGGACATCCTCGTCTACCGCGTGCCGCAGCCGCTCGAGTTTTTGAAGGCGCAGAAGAACCTGCACCGCATCGACGTCAAGGCCAACTACACGGGCGAAGGTCTGGCCAACACGCTGGCGTATCTGTGGGACAACTGGACGCGCCAGGCTCGCCGCGCCTGGCAGCGCGTACTGTCGTTCGCCACGCGCACCAAGGCCGTGGAGACCGCGCCGCAGTTCAGCATGGGCGACCAGATGACCGCGCCCACACGTTTCTCGAACAACCCGCAGTACGCGCCGCTCAAGGGCTACGAACTGCTCGGCCGCTTCCGCTACCCGATCTGGGATGCCAAGCCGATTGCGCCGCCCAAGGACGTGAAGCTCGAAGGCAGCAGCAGCGAGTGGATGCCGCAGAACGTCGGCAACGTGATGATTCCGGTGGGCAAGCTGCCGGCGGGTTTGTACATCGTGGAAGCCGTGATTGGCGCGTACCGTGCGCACACGCTGCTGTTCGTGTCGGACACCGTGGCCGTCACCAAGGGCACCTCGCAAGGGATGATGGTGTGGACGGCCGAGCGCAAGAGCGGCAAGCCGGTGAGCGGTTCGGCCGTGAGCTGGACCGACGGCGTGGGCGTGCTCGCATCGGGCACCACCGATAGCGATGGTACGGCGGACCTGCGTCACGTCTCGCCCGAGCGCAGCTACGTGATCGGCAACGATCGTGCGGGCGGCGTGTTCATCTCCGAGAATTTCTATTACGACAGCGAGATCTACAACACCAAGCTGTACGCCTTTACTGATCGTCCGTTGTATCGCCCGGGCGATGAAGTGCGCGTCAAGTTCATCGGTCGCAACTTCAAGAACGCGACCGAATCGACCGTGCCGGCGGCTGGCGACATCAAGCTGCAGGTGCTCGATCCGAACGGCGCGCCGGTGGCCACGTCCACCACGCGCCTGGTCGGCGAGACGGGTGCTGACGCGCGCTTTACGCTGCCGTCCAACGCACCGGCCGGTGGCTACTCGCTGCGCTTCGATTACAACGGCGGCACGTACGGCGGCGCCTTCCGCGTGGCCGAATACATCAAGCCGCACTTTGACGTGAACCTGTCGCTGGACAAGGCCAGCTATGGCACGGGTGAGGCGGTCAAGGGCAAGATCAGCCTGCGCTATCCGGACGGCAAGCCGGTCAAGAACGGCAAGGTGTCGGTCAGCCTGCGTGCACAGCAGGTGACGATGGTGGAGGGCGAGCTGCGTTACGCCGGCCTGTTCCCCGTCAAGCTGGAGCAGCAGGAGCTGACCACCGACGGCGATGGCAACGCCAAGCTGGAGCTGCCCGCTGCCAAGGAACCGAGCCGCTACGTGGTGACCGTGTTCGCCAACGATGGTGCGGCCTACCGCGTGAAGGTCACGCGTGAACTGCTGATCGCGCGCGGTGCCACGCCGTACAAGCTGTCGACCACGTCGAATTTCACGACGCCAGGGCAGGACGTGTCGTTCAACCTGACGCCGATGCCGGTCGTGGGTGGTGCCAGCGGTGCCACTGCGCCGCCCGCCAAGTGGGACTTGGTGCGCCTGGAAACACGCGCCCGCACCGAAGGCACGTTGGCCCCGGATGCCAAGGGCAACGCGACCTTCCCGGTCAAGTTCGACCAACCAGGTTCGTACACGCTGTCGGTGCGCGATGCTGCCGGCAACCTGCTCGCAGCCGCCAGCCACTGGGTGGCCGGCGACGGCGTGCAGACCGTGCCCGGCAACATCGAAATGGTGTTCGACCGCGACCGCTACCAGATTGGCGACACCGCCGAGGCGCTGATCACTTTCCCGCTGCCGGTGGACGACGCGCTGCTCACGTTGGAGCGCGACAAGGTTGAGCGCCATGGGCTGCTCTCCAGCCCTGGCGACTGGCTCAGCCTGAAGAAGGTCACGCCCACGCAATACCGCGCCCGCATCAAGATCGGTGCCGAGTTCGCACCGAACATGACGTTCTCGGTGCTGTACGTGCGCGATGGCGACATGGTGTTCCAGAACGCCGGCATCGTCGTCACGCAACCGACGCTGGACCTGACGGTGCGCGCCGACAAGGCCGTGTATGCGCCGGGCGAGACGGTCACGCTGGACCTGACCAGCGCGCTGGCGGGTAAGGCCGTGCCGGCCAACCTGACGGTGTCGGTGGTCGACGAGATGATCTACGTGCTGCAACCGGAAGTGGCACCCAGCATCGTCGACTTCTTCTACCACCCGCGCCGCAACAGCGTCCGCACCACGTCGAGCCAGAGCTTCATCAGCTATGACTTAGCGCTCGCCTCGCTGCCGGGCAAGCCGGGCGGTACGTACGGTCGCCACAACGAGCGTGGCGTGAAGGTGCTGGAGCGCCCGCGTCGCGACGAGCAGGACACCGCCGCGTGGGTTGCCAACCTGCAGACCGATGCGGATGGCCGCGCGCGCATGACCTTCAAGATGCCGGATTCGCTGGCACGCTGGCGCATCACCGTGCGCGCCGTCTCGACCACCGGCGCCTCGGACGGCATCGTCGGCCAGCGCACAGCGAGCATCCGCTCCGACAAGCCGCTGTACCTGAAGTGGACCGGCCCGCAGCGCTTCCGCGAAAGCGACCAGCCGCGCCTGGACATGGTCGCCTTCAACCAGACCGACAAGGACATCACTGCCGACTGGATCGTCTCGGGCGCCGGCCTGAACATCAACCAGCGCGTGACGCTCAAGCGCGGCGCCAACTACCTGCGCGCGCCGGTCACGGCGTTGCAGGCGGGCGTCATCAATGCCGAGCTCAAGCAGGGCGATGCCGTGTCGGACCGCCTGCAGACCACGCTCAAGCTGGATGCCACCGGCTGGCTGGCGGACCGCGAAAACGTCGTCCCGCTCACGCAGCTGCAAGGCACCCGCTTGCCGCTCGGCCTGCCCGCCGATGCACGCGATGTGCGTCTGCGTGTGGTCGGCAACACGGCCAGCCAGTTCGCTCGCGTGGCGGATGACCTGATCGAGTACCCGTACGGTTGCGCCGAGCAGACTGCCAGCCGCCTGATTCCGCTGGCACTCGCCCAGCAGAGCCTGGCCGCCACCGGCACGCGCCTGGGTGATGGCGGCCCGGCCGGCACGCAAGGTGTCGACGCGCTGCTGCGCACGCAGCGCCAGCGCCTGGCACTGCTGGCCGGTACCAACGGCACCTTCGGCTGGTGGGGCGAGTTGACCACCAGCAGCGCGCTGATCACGTCGTACGCCTACTACGCGGATTGGCTGGCCAGCCGCTCGGTCGGTATCAGCCTGCCGGCCGACAACTGGAAGCAGGTGCTCGAAGCGTACAAGCGCACCAGCCAGAACGAGCCGCTGCTGCACCGCGCGCTGGCGCTGTGGTTTGCCAACGAGATGGGCCTGCCGGTGGCAACGCCGCTGTCGGGCGTGGCCAACGAGTTGGCTCGCAACGCCAAGGCCCCGGCCGATGCTGAGCCTGCTGCGGGCGACAGCCTGATCTTCGTCGCGCCGGACTCCCCGCGCGGCCGCCAGGTTGCGACGGTGTTGACCGCTCAACTGATGCGTCAGATCGGCCAGCCGGTGCCGGAAGCGCTGGTCTCCGCAGACATTGCCGCACGCAATGCGCTGGCGGCCGACAACTCGCCGCTGGTGCAAAGCCTGCTGCTGATGGGCGGTGGCCGTTCGGCTGCGGACCCGGCACCGCTGCTGGCCCGCGCCAGCGCCGCGATGCCGACGATGGATCGCGCCATCGCGCTGGTCTGGCTGCAGAAGGGCCTGGGCGGTCTGCAAGGCGCGAGCGTGGCTGCCATCCAGCCGGCGGTGTCGGCCGGCGGCTGGCAAGCGACGCGTTCGCCGGTGGGTGTGCCGACGTGGCGCTGGACGGGCGCCCAGGTGCCCGCCGCGCTGGACCTATCGGCCGCACCGTCCGACGTGACCACGCAATCGGCCATCGTGTCGTATCGCAGCCGGGCGCCGGAAGTCTCCAAGCTGCCGATTACGGTGGAGCGCAAGCTGTACCGCCTGGAGCCGATCGATTCCGCGCCGGCCAAGGCGGACCCGAAGGCACCCAAGCAGCCGGCAGCGGACGCCAACAGCAGCGGCATCGCCTTCAAGGCCAAGCCGGTCAAGCCGGGTGACACGCTCGACAGCAACGCACTGTATGTCGACGAGGTGGTGCTGACGCCGCGCCAGGGTACGTACCGCTACGGCCTGGTCGAAGTGCCGCTGCCGCCGGGCGCCGAAGTGGAAGCCACCACCTGGGGCATCCAGATCGACGGCCTGAAGGGCGAGCCGAACGAAGGCAACGGCCCGCAGCCGTTCGAGCGCAAGGCCGCCTACGAAATGGGCCAACTGTCGTACAACCAGCCGGTGCCCGCGCTGGAGCGCCCGACCGTGCTGCGTCAGCTTGTGCGCTTCTCGCTGCCGGGCAGCTTTGCGCTGCCGCCGGCGCGTTACTTCCGCATGTATCAGCCGGAAGCGAAGGCGTTGCAGGGCGACGGCAAGACGGCCAGCTATCCGTACAAGGTGGAGTGA
- a CDS encoding DUF2300 domain-containing protein translates to MRFGLLARSVLTGLIWAGGALASAGHAIAAPASEPLRYAALQGDEAKLWQFSTSTVTSAPQATPLPRDTETPLGSVWKLFVYSYLVSRHINTPDYTCHGNDAEEVYCCTAGQSIDRERALIQSCGRYFEPARLGLDSADWRRFWQQANAPAWLRDLRAMQPARRVPVTDLLTALHSVPADGRETAAQTLVSVLTVGRGEGTVSYFGGLLRAKTWTMPDPQRPGASIGGAAGWLADGTPVWLGGAGSSNQVLAAAAPRLTPLIAQTPVPDDDACVAVDFFTRYPVREVRDADGRPAVPGRLEGRYTVRFANGNTLPIESRGELALARENNAPTITGRLGMNDYVARVVEREGDLAEPQAARALAVAARSYLVQHASRGKGCYRIADSSRTQRVLPRPPAAAARNAAEFTDALVLVGQSVQYHGTISARGQMSWTAARAAAQRGQGFDGILARWWPQATLTSFQSPVAGDCSPVAGAQQWLQAQAPRWSARLGAEPGYETPPLPAVCVVHEGRPYADARRNRLYIHRLASEEDRIALTHEYLHLAFAHHPLGQDEQFVEATARRLIRGEGLL, encoded by the coding sequence ATGCGCTTCGGCCTGCTTGCGCGCAGTGTGCTGACCGGCCTGATCTGGGCCGGCGGCGCACTTGCGTCTGCGGGCCACGCCATCGCGGCACCCGCGTCGGAGCCGCTGCGCTATGCCGCCCTGCAAGGCGATGAGGCTAAGCTCTGGCAATTCAGCACCAGCACAGTCACAAGCGCACCACAGGCCACCCCTTTGCCGCGCGACACCGAAACGCCGCTCGGCAGCGTCTGGAAACTCTTCGTCTACAGCTACCTCGTCTCGCGCCACATCAACACGCCCGACTACACGTGCCACGGCAACGATGCCGAAGAGGTCTACTGCTGCACGGCCGGCCAAAGCATCGACCGCGAGCGCGCGCTTATCCAATCGTGCGGTCGCTATTTCGAACCGGCGCGCCTCGGCCTCGATAGCGCCGACTGGCGCCGGTTCTGGCAGCAAGCCAACGCGCCCGCGTGGTTGCGCGACCTGCGTGCCATGCAGCCTGCGCGCCGCGTTCCTGTCACCGACTTGTTGACCGCGCTGCACAGCGTTCCCGCCGATGGGCGCGAGACGGCTGCGCAAACGCTCGTCTCCGTGCTGACTGTCGGGCGCGGTGAGGGCACCGTGTCGTACTTTGGCGGCTTGCTGCGCGCCAAGACATGGACCATGCCTGACCCGCAGCGCCCCGGCGCGTCGATCGGCGGCGCAGCCGGTTGGCTGGCCGATGGCACACCCGTGTGGTTGGGCGGCGCGGGTTCGAGCAATCAGGTGCTGGCTGCGGCTGCACCGCGCCTCACACCGCTGATTGCGCAGACGCCCGTGCCCGACGACGACGCCTGCGTGGCGGTCGATTTCTTTACGCGCTACCCCGTGCGGGAGGTGCGTGATGCCGATGGCAGGCCCGCTGTCCCCGGTCGGTTGGAAGGCCGCTACACCGTGCGCTTCGCCAATGGCAATACGCTGCCGATCGAGAGCCGCGGCGAGTTGGCGCTCGCACGCGAGAACAACGCGCCCACCATCACCGGTCGGCTCGGCATGAACGACTACGTGGCGCGCGTTGTGGAGCGCGAGGGCGATCTGGCCGAGCCGCAGGCCGCCCGCGCGTTGGCGGTGGCCGCGCGCAGCTACCTCGTGCAGCATGCCTCGCGTGGCAAGGGCTGCTACCGGATCGCGGATAGCTCGCGCACGCAGCGCGTGTTGCCGCGCCCGCCCGCGGCTGCCGCACGCAACGCGGCGGAATTTACCGATGCGCTGGTGCTGGTCGGCCAGTCTGTGCAGTACCACGGCACGATCAGCGCGCGTGGCCAGATGAGCTGGACTGCTGCACGCGCTGCCGCCCAGCGTGGCCAGGGGTTTGACGGCATCCTCGCGCGGTGGTGGCCGCAGGCCACGTTGACGTCGTTCCAGAGCCCGGTCGCGGGCGATTGCTCGCCGGTGGCGGGCGCGCAGCAATGGCTGCAGGCGCAGGCACCGCGTTGGTCCGCCCGACTGGGCGCCGAGCCCGGTTATGAGACGCCGCCGTTGCCCGCCGTGTGTGTGGTGCATGAAGGCCGCCCGTACGCCGATGCGCGCCGCAACCGGCTCTACATCCATCGGCTTGCCAGCGAGGAAGACCGCATCGCGCTGACGCACGAATACCTGCACCTGGCCTTTGCGCACCATCCGCTCGGGCAGGACGAACAGTTTGTTGAGGCGACAGCGCGCCGCCTGATTCGAGGGGAGGGCTTGCTGTGA
- a CDS encoding YfaP family protein, with protein MAMGAAALLLGASAVAEPVVDLEGPIGGWRNSKLTNELEQYTAAYPKPPVDRGAQKYRTLIAGRIRAAGKQRRPPVLIVNGNAMPLYGDSEGRFARPWAFGPGSNSVEIVSPDGQSRQRLQFYEADTTKTSAKLRAILTWDDPRAEVDMHVISPIGDHAFWAEPLLSDGGGLDVDSVDGAGPEIFSTAAPRPGVWLFYVNYWGNFNAGGYNFDEKAHDRDLITAQLTLIYNENTPNERREFVTVPLRKIGELALMKSIRF; from the coding sequence ATGGCCATGGGCGCCGCGGCCTTGCTGCTGGGTGCCTCGGCCGTTGCCGAGCCGGTGGTCGATCTGGAAGGCCCGATCGGCGGCTGGCGCAACAGCAAGCTGACCAACGAGCTGGAGCAGTACACCGCCGCATATCCGAAACCGCCGGTCGATCGTGGTGCGCAGAAATACCGCACGCTCATCGCAGGGCGCATTCGTGCGGCAGGCAAGCAGCGCCGCCCGCCGGTGCTGATCGTCAACGGCAATGCCATGCCGCTGTATGGCGACAGCGAAGGCCGCTTCGCGCGTCCGTGGGCATTCGGCCCGGGCTCGAACAGCGTGGAGATCGTCAGCCCCGATGGCCAGTCGCGCCAGCGCCTGCAGTTCTACGAGGCCGACACCACCAAGACGTCGGCCAAGCTGCGCGCCATCCTCACCTGGGACGACCCGCGCGCCGAGGTCGACATGCACGTCATCTCGCCGATTGGCGATCACGCGTTCTGGGCCGAGCCGCTGCTGTCCGACGGCGGCGGGCTCGACGTGGACAGCGTCGATGGCGCCGGCCCTGAGATTTTCTCCACCGCCGCGCCGCGCCCCGGCGTGTGGCTGTTCTACGTGAACTACTGGGGCAACTTCAACGCCGGCGGCTACAACTTCGACGAAAAGGCGCACGACCGCGATCTCATCACCGCGCAACTGACGCTGATCTATAACGAGAACACGCCCAACGAGCGGCGCGAGTTCGTCACCGTGCCGCTGCGCAAGATCGGCGAGCTGGCGTTGATGAAATCGATCCGCTTCTGA
- a CDS encoding YfaP family protein produces the protein MMPSTFRLAFAIALATLGASGAFAQTDASNIEITTPLNGWRNSAGDDSRYTQDVHYPAVSVSTPQGQGTASMIAGRIRNQPKAAASADENKPRRRRGADGSSVGTLVVNGVAMPQRIEADGTFSRPYAFGAGSNSVEVRSARGDAKRVQFYDSYAGKQRPRLRVVLSWDTDGTDLDLHVVSPDGQHAWYGNRVVENGGALDVDVTTGYGPEIYSNPAPVPGTYLVYVNYYGSGSDNSIITTATVSIITDENTPSERQQTFVVPMRKAGDLTLLRSFTMK, from the coding sequence ATGATGCCTTCCACATTCCGCCTCGCATTCGCCATTGCACTCGCCACGCTCGGGGCGTCGGGCGCATTTGCGCAAACCGATGCCAGCAATATCGAGATCACCACGCCGCTCAACGGCTGGCGCAACTCGGCCGGCGACGATTCGCGCTACACGCAGGACGTGCACTACCCGGCCGTGTCGGTCTCGACGCCGCAAGGGCAGGGCACCGCCTCGATGATTGCCGGGCGCATCCGCAACCAGCCCAAGGCCGCCGCGTCCGCCGATGAGAACAAGCCGCGCCGTCGTCGCGGTGCAGACGGCTCGTCGGTCGGCACGCTCGTCGTCAATGGCGTGGCGATGCCACAGCGCATCGAGGCAGACGGCACGTTCTCGCGTCCGTACGCATTTGGCGCCGGCAGCAACAGCGTCGAAGTGCGCAGCGCACGTGGCGATGCCAAGCGCGTGCAGTTCTACGACAGCTACGCTGGCAAGCAGCGCCCGCGTCTGCGCGTGGTCCTGTCGTGGGATACGGATGGCACCGATCTCGACCTCCACGTTGTCTCGCCCGATGGCCAGCACGCCTGGTACGGCAACCGCGTGGTCGAGAATGGCGGCGCACTCGACGTGGACGTCACCACCGGCTATGGCCCCGAGATCTATTCGAACCCGGCGCCCGTGCCCGGCACGTACCTCGTCTACGTGAACTACTACGGCAGTGGCAGCGATAACAGCATCATCACCACGGCCACCGTCAGCATCATCACGGATGAGAACACGCCGTCCGAGCGCCAGCAGACCTTTGTCGTGCCGATGCGCAAGGCCGGCGATCTGACGCTGTTACGCAGTTTCACGATGAAATAA
- a CDS encoding class I SAM-dependent methyltransferase, whose product MDTQTVAAYDTLAETFAQEWREQPAPEDMYALFRREFKAGGATADIGCGAGREVAWLNANGYPAVGYDASAGLLEAARSQYPGLAFRRSQLPELVGIAEGAFDNVVCETVIMHLPPEQIGAAVQRLVSLLRPGGTLYLSWRVTPDADQRDGRGRLFTAFDAAPVREALAGTTLVFDEAAVSRSSGRTIHRIVARKA is encoded by the coding sequence ATGGACACGCAGACCGTCGCCGCCTACGACACCCTCGCCGAAACCTTTGCGCAGGAGTGGCGCGAGCAGCCGGCGCCGGAAGACATGTACGCGTTGTTCCGGCGCGAGTTCAAGGCAGGCGGGGCCACGGCGGACATCGGCTGTGGCGCCGGGCGTGAGGTGGCCTGGCTCAACGCCAACGGCTATCCGGCCGTCGGCTACGATGCCTCGGCCGGGCTGCTGGAGGCAGCGCGCTCGCAATATCCGGGGCTGGCGTTTCGGCGGTCGCAGTTGCCCGAGCTGGTGGGCATTGCCGAAGGCGCTTTCGACAACGTCGTCTGCGAGACCGTCATCATGCACCTGCCACCTGAGCAGATCGGTGCGGCAGTGCAGCGGCTGGTGTCCTTGTTGCGGCCGGGCGGTACGCTGTATCTGAGCTGGCGCGTGACGCCAGACGCCGATCAACGCGATGGCCGTGGCCGGTTGTTCACCGCATTCGATGCGGCACCCGTGCGCGAGGCGCTGGCCGGCACCACGCTCGTTTTTGACGAGGCAGCCGTCAGTCGCTCGTCGGGGCGGACGATCCATCGCATCGTCGCGCGCAAAGCCTGA
- the recQ gene encoding DNA helicase RecQ → MYDSPAIDHALQALPEDTAAATRAVLHDVFGYSAFRGPQAEIVTHVADGGDCLVLMPTGGGKSLCYQIPALVRHRRGQGAGIVVSPLIALMQDQVAALEEAGVRAAYLNSALTGAEAAQVERDLAAGRLDLVYVAPERLMTPRFLDLLERSRIGLFAIDEAHCVSQWGHDFRPEYIQLSVLHERFPQVPRIALTATADAVTRDEIVERLALTGSRVFLSSFDRPNIRYTIVEKDSARQQLLRFIRAEHMDGESCDAGIVYCLSRKKVEETAQWLAEQGIRALPYHAGMDSEIRARHQAIFRKEEGVVMVATIAFGMGIDKPDVRFVAHLDLPKSLEGYYQETGRAGRDGMPANAWMAYGLADVVQQRRMIDESEADDVHKRVSTAKLDALLGLCEAASCRRVALLAYFGESSQPCGNCDTCLTPPQTWDATREAQMALSCAYRVQQASRVSFGAGQLIDILRGNATERVKQWHLETVSTFGIGSELSEPAWRSVFRQLVAQGLFAVDHGGHGALILTDAARPVLKGQQSVILRRQAEKVRGASSSSAKKERRADPAADLSDEAQARWQALRAWRAQTAREHSVPAYVIFHDSTLARIAETDPDSREALGELPGIGVAKLDRYGQALLDVLEKCREQA, encoded by the coding sequence ATGTACGACTCTCCCGCCATAGACCACGCGCTGCAGGCGCTGCCCGAAGACACCGCTGCCGCCACGCGCGCCGTGCTGCACGATGTGTTCGGCTACAGCGCGTTCCGCGGCCCGCAGGCAGAGATCGTCACCCACGTGGCTGACGGCGGCGATTGCCTCGTGCTGATGCCCACGGGCGGCGGCAAATCCCTCTGCTACCAGATCCCGGCGCTTGTGCGGCATCGGCGCGGCCAGGGCGCGGGCATTGTTGTCTCACCGCTGATCGCGCTGATGCAGGACCAGGTGGCCGCGCTGGAGGAGGCCGGCGTGCGCGCCGCGTACCTCAACTCCGCGCTCACCGGCGCCGAGGCCGCACAGGTCGAGCGCGATCTGGCGGCGGGGCGGCTGGACCTCGTCTACGTCGCGCCCGAGCGGCTGATGACGCCGCGCTTCCTGGACTTGCTGGAGCGCTCGCGCATCGGCCTGTTTGCCATCGACGAGGCGCACTGCGTGTCGCAATGGGGGCACGACTTCCGGCCCGAGTACATCCAGCTTTCCGTGCTGCACGAGCGCTTCCCGCAAGTGCCGCGCATCGCACTCACTGCCACGGCTGATGCTGTCACGCGCGATGAGATTGTCGAGCGCCTCGCGCTCACGGGTTCGCGCGTCTTCCTCTCCAGCTTCGACCGCCCGAACATCCGCTACACCATCGTCGAGAAGGACAGCGCGCGCCAGCAGCTCCTGCGCTTCATCCGCGCCGAGCACATGGATGGCGAGTCGTGCGACGCCGGCATCGTCTACTGCCTGTCGCGCAAGAAGGTGGAAGAGACCGCGCAGTGGCTGGCCGAGCAGGGCATCCGCGCGCTGCCGTACCACGCCGGGATGGATTCGGAGATCCGCGCCCGCCATCAGGCCATCTTCCGCAAGGAGGAGGGCGTCGTGATGGTGGCAACCATCGCCTTCGGCATGGGCATCGACAAGCCGGACGTGCGCTTTGTCGCGCATCTGGACTTGCCCAAGAGCCTGGAGGGGTACTACCAGGAAACCGGCCGCGCCGGCCGTGACGGCATGCCTGCCAACGCGTGGATGGCCTATGGCCTGGCCGACGTCGTGCAGCAGCGCCGCATGATCGACGAGTCCGAGGCGGACGACGTGCACAAGCGCGTGTCCACCGCCAAGCTCGACGCGCTGCTCGGCCTGTGCGAAGCCGCAAGCTGCCGCCGCGTGGCGCTGCTCGCCTACTTTGGCGAGAGCAGCCAGCCGTGCGGCAACTGCGATACCTGCCTCACGCCACCGCAAACCTGGGATGCGACACGCGAGGCGCAGATGGCGTTGTCGTGCGCTTACCGCGTGCAGCAGGCCAGCCGCGTGAGCTTCGGCGCCGGGCAGCTCATCGACATCCTGCGCGGCAACGCGACCGAGCGCGTCAAGCAATGGCATCTCGAGACGGTGTCCACCTTCGGCATCGGCAGCGAGCTGTCGGAACCGGCGTGGCGCAGCGTATTCCGCCAACTGGTCGCGCAGGGTTTGTTTGCCGTCGACCACGGCGGCCATGGCGCCCTGATCCTGACTGACGCGGCGCGCCCCGTGCTCAAGGGGCAGCAGTCGGTGATCCTGCGGCGTCAGGCGGAGAAGGTGCGTGGTGCATCGTCATCGTCGGCCAAGAAGGAGCGACGCGCGGACCCAGCCGCCGATCTCTCCGATGAGGCGCAGGCGCGCTGGCAGGCGTTGCGTGCCTGGCGCGCCCAGACGGCACGCGAACACAGCGTGCCGGCCTATGTGATCTTCCACGACAGCACGCTCGCCCGCATTGCCGAGACCGATCCGGACTCGCGTGAGGCGCTGGGCGAACTGCCGGGCATCGGCGTGGCCAAGCTGGACCGCTATGGCCAAGCGTTGCTCGACGTGCTGGAGAAGTGCCGCGAGCAGGCCTAG